The following are encoded in a window of Heteronotia binoei isolate CCM8104 ecotype False Entrance Well chromosome 9, APGP_CSIRO_Hbin_v1, whole genome shotgun sequence genomic DNA:
- the PCDH10 gene encoding protocadherin-10 isoform X7 produces the protein MVVLVLFALIWMVEGALAQLHYTVQEEQEHGTFVGNIAEDLGLDITKLSARRFQTVPNSRSPYLDLNLETGVLYVNEKIDREQICKQNPSCQLHLEVFLENPLELFRVEIDVLDINDNPPAFPEPDLTVEISESATPGTRFPLESAFDPDVGTNSLRTYEITPNSYFSLDVQTQPDGNRFAELVLSKPLDREQQAVHRYVLTAVDGGQPQQRTGTALLTIRVLDSNDNVPAFEQPVYTVSLPENSPPGTLVLQLNASDPDEGQNGEIIYSFSSHISARARELFGISPRTGRLEVNGELDYEESSVYQVYVQAKDLGPNAVPAHCKVLVRVLDANDNAPEISFSTVKEAVSEAAAPGTVVALFSVSDRDSEDNGQVHCELLQGDAPFRLKSSFKNYYTIVTEGPLDREQPGGDAYTLTVVARDLGEPPLSTSKSIQVRVSDVNDNAPSFSQPVYQVYVSENNVPGAYIYAVSASDRDQGANAQLAYSILESQIQGMSVFTYVSINSENGFLYALRSFDYEQLKEFSFQVEARDAAAAAGGGGGGGGEEANGGEEEALAGNATVNIVVVDQNDNAPAIVSPLPGRNGTPAREVLPRGAEPGYLVTRVAAVDADDGENARLTYSIVRGNEASLFRMDWRTGELRTARKVPARRDPQRPFELVIEVRDHGQPPLSSTAALHVLLVDSAVERQGAGAGGGGGAGGGAGLGPGGAGGPGGEHRPSRSGGGGGHGETSLDLTLILIIALGSVSFIFLLAMIVLAVRCQKEKKLNIYTCLASDCCLSCCCCCPCCSRQARARKKKLSKSDIMLVQSSNVPSNPAQVPVEESASFGSNHHNQNYCYQVCLTPESAKTDLMFLKPCSPSRSTDAEHNPCGAIVTGYTDQQPDIISNGSILSSENKHQRAELSYLVDRPRRVNSSAFQEADIVSSKDSGHGDSEQGDSDHDATNRGQSSAGLLCL, from the exons ATGGTCGTGCTAGTCCTCTTTGCCTTAATCTGGATGGTGGAGGGAGCCCTGGCGCAGCTTCACTACACCGTGCAAGAAGAGCAGGAGCATGGCACTTTCGTGGGGAATATCGCCGAGGATCTGGGCTTGGACATTACAAAACTTTCGGCTCGCCGCTTCCAGACAGTGCCCAATTCGCGGAGCCCTTACCTGGACCTCAACCTGGAGACCGGAGTGCTGTACGTGAACGAGAAGATCGACCGCGAGCAAATCTGCAAGCAAAACCCGTCGTGCCAGCTGCACCTGGAAGTCTTCCTGGAAAACCCGCTGGAGCTCTTCCGCGTGGAGATCGACGTGCTCGACATCAACGACAACCCTCCCGCCTTCCCCGAGCCCGACCTGACGGTGGAGATTTCCGAGAGCGCCACGCCGGGCACCCGCTTCCCGCTGGAAAGCGCCTTCGACCCGGACGTGGGCACCAACTCGCTGCGCACCTACGAGATCACCCCCAACAGCTACTTCTCGCTGGACGTGCAGACGCAGCCCGACGGCAACCGCTTCGCTGAGCTGGTGCTCTCCAAGCCCCTGGACCGTGAGCAGCAGGCGGTGCACCGCTACGTGCTGACCGCCGTCGACGGCGGGCAGCCTCAGCAGCGGACCGGCACAGCCCTGCTCACCATCCGGGTGCTGGACTCCAACGACAACGTGCCCGCCTTTGAACAGCCCGTCTACACCGTCTCCCTGCCGGAGAACTCGCCGCCCGGCACGCTGGTGCTGCAGCTCAACGCCAGCGACCCGGACGAGGGCCAGAATGGCGAGATCATCTACTCGTTCAGCAGCCACATCTCGGCCCGCGCCCGGGAACTCTTCGGCATCTCGCCGCGGACCGGCCGCCTGGAGGTCAACGGCGAACTGGACTACGAGGAGAGCAGCGTCTACCAGGTGTACGTGCAAGCCAAGGACCTGGGGCCCAACGCCGTGCCCGCCCACTGCAAGGTCTTGGTGCGGGTGCTCGACGCCAACGACAACGCGCCCGAGATCAGCTTCTCCACCGTCAAGGAGGCCGTGAGCGAGGCGGCGGCGCCCGGCACCGTAGTGGCTCTCTTCAGCGTCTCAGACCGCGACTCTGAGGACAATGGGCAAGTGCACTGCGAGCTGCTGCAGGGCGACGCGCCTTTCCGCCTCAAGAGCTCCTTCAAGAACTACTACACCATCGTCACCGAGGGGCCCCTGGACCGCGAGCAGCCCGGCGGCGACGCCTACACGCTGACGGTGGTGGCGCGGGACCTGGGCGAGCCGCCGCTGAGCACCAGCAAGTCCATCCAGGTGCGCGTCAGCGACGTGAACGACAACGCGCCCAGCTTCTCGCAGCCCGTCTACCAGGTGTACGTGAGCGAGAACAACGTGCCCGGAGCCTACATCTACGCGGTCAGCGCCAGCGACCGCGACCAGGGCGCCAACGCGCAGCTGGCCTACTCCATCCTGGAGAGCCAGATCCAGGGCATGTCGGTCTTCACCTACGTCTCCATCAACTCCGAGAACGGCTTCCTCTACGCCCTGCGCTCCTTCGACTACGAGCAGCTCAAGGAGTTCAGCTTCCAGGTGGAAGCCCGcgacgccgccgccgccgccggaggaggaggaggaggaggcggcgaggAGGCCAACGGCGGCGAGGAGGAGGCGCTGGCCGGCAACGCCACCGTCAACATCGTGGTGGTCGACCAGAACGACAACGCGCCCGCCATAGTCAGCCCGCTGCCCGGGCGCAACGGCACGCCGGCCCGGGAGGTGCTGCCCCGCGGCGCCGAGCCCGGCTACCTGGTGACCCGCGTGGCGGCCGTGGACGCGGACGACGGCGAGAACGCGCGCCTGACCTACAGCATCGTGCGGGGCAACGAGGCCAGCCTCTTCCGCATGGACTGGCGGACCGGCGAGCTGCGCACAGCGCGCAAAGTGCCGGCCAGGCGCGACCCGCAGCGCCCCTTCGAGCTAGTCATAGAAGTGCGCGACCACGGCCAGCCGCCGCTCTCCTCCACCGCCGCCCTCCACGTGCTCCTGGTGGACAGCGCCGTCGAGCGGCAGGGGGCGGGCGCGGGCGGCGGCGGAGGGGCGGGCGGCGGCGCGGGGCTGGGCCCCGGCGGGGCGGGAGGGCCGGGCGGCGAGCACCGGCCCAGCCGctcggggggcggcggcggccacGGCGAGACGTCCCTGGACCTGACGCTCATCCTCATCATCGCGCTGGGCTCGgtctccttcatcttcctgctGGCCATGATCGTGCTGGCCGTGCGCTGCCAGAAGGAGAAGAAGCTCAACATCTACACGTGCCTGGCCAGCGACTGCTGcctgagctgctgctgctgctgcccctgcTGCAGCCGCCAGGCGCGGGCCCGCAAGAAGAAGCTCAGCAAGTCCGACATCATGCTGGTCCAGAGCTCCAACGTGCCCAGCAACCCGGCCCAGGTGCCCGTCGAGGAGTCGGCCAGCTTCGGCTCCAATCACCACAACCAGAACTACTGCTACCAGGTCTGCCTCACGCCCGAGTCGGCCAAGACCGACCTGATGTTCCTCAAGCCCTGCAGCCCGTCCCGCAGCACCGACGCCGAGCACAACCCCTGCGGGGCCATCGTCACCGGCTACACCGACCAGCAGCCCGACATCATCTCCAACGGCAGCATACTGTCCAGCGAG AATAAACACCAGCGTGCAGAGCTCAGTTATCTAGTTGATAGACCACGGCGGGTAAACAG TTCTGCATTCCAGGAAGCAGACATTGTAAGCTCTAAGGACAGTGGTCATGGAGACAGTGAGCAAGGAGACAGCGATCATGACGCCACTAATCGAGGTCAATCCTCTG
- the PCDH10 gene encoding protocadherin-10 isoform X6 produces the protein MVVLVLFALIWMVEGALAQLHYTVQEEQEHGTFVGNIAEDLGLDITKLSARRFQTVPNSRSPYLDLNLETGVLYVNEKIDREQICKQNPSCQLHLEVFLENPLELFRVEIDVLDINDNPPAFPEPDLTVEISESATPGTRFPLESAFDPDVGTNSLRTYEITPNSYFSLDVQTQPDGNRFAELVLSKPLDREQQAVHRYVLTAVDGGQPQQRTGTALLTIRVLDSNDNVPAFEQPVYTVSLPENSPPGTLVLQLNASDPDEGQNGEIIYSFSSHISARARELFGISPRTGRLEVNGELDYEESSVYQVYVQAKDLGPNAVPAHCKVLVRVLDANDNAPEISFSTVKEAVSEAAAPGTVVALFSVSDRDSEDNGQVHCELLQGDAPFRLKSSFKNYYTIVTEGPLDREQPGGDAYTLTVVARDLGEPPLSTSKSIQVRVSDVNDNAPSFSQPVYQVYVSENNVPGAYIYAVSASDRDQGANAQLAYSILESQIQGMSVFTYVSINSENGFLYALRSFDYEQLKEFSFQVEARDAAAAAGGGGGGGGEEANGGEEEALAGNATVNIVVVDQNDNAPAIVSPLPGRNGTPAREVLPRGAEPGYLVTRVAAVDADDGENARLTYSIVRGNEASLFRMDWRTGELRTARKVPARRDPQRPFELVIEVRDHGQPPLSSTAALHVLLVDSAVERQGAGAGGGGGAGGGAGLGPGGAGGPGGEHRPSRSGGGGGHGETSLDLTLILIIALGSVSFIFLLAMIVLAVRCQKEKKLNIYTCLASDCCLSCCCCCPCCSRQARARKKKLSKSDIMLVQSSNVPSNPAQVPVEESASFGSNHHNQNYCYQVCLTPESAKTDLMFLKPCSPSRSTDAEHNPCGAIVTGYTDQQPDIISNGSILSSENKHQRAELSYLVDRPRRVNSSAFQEADIVSSKDSGHGDSEQGDSDHDATNRGQSSARKRIC, from the exons ATGGTCGTGCTAGTCCTCTTTGCCTTAATCTGGATGGTGGAGGGAGCCCTGGCGCAGCTTCACTACACCGTGCAAGAAGAGCAGGAGCATGGCACTTTCGTGGGGAATATCGCCGAGGATCTGGGCTTGGACATTACAAAACTTTCGGCTCGCCGCTTCCAGACAGTGCCCAATTCGCGGAGCCCTTACCTGGACCTCAACCTGGAGACCGGAGTGCTGTACGTGAACGAGAAGATCGACCGCGAGCAAATCTGCAAGCAAAACCCGTCGTGCCAGCTGCACCTGGAAGTCTTCCTGGAAAACCCGCTGGAGCTCTTCCGCGTGGAGATCGACGTGCTCGACATCAACGACAACCCTCCCGCCTTCCCCGAGCCCGACCTGACGGTGGAGATTTCCGAGAGCGCCACGCCGGGCACCCGCTTCCCGCTGGAAAGCGCCTTCGACCCGGACGTGGGCACCAACTCGCTGCGCACCTACGAGATCACCCCCAACAGCTACTTCTCGCTGGACGTGCAGACGCAGCCCGACGGCAACCGCTTCGCTGAGCTGGTGCTCTCCAAGCCCCTGGACCGTGAGCAGCAGGCGGTGCACCGCTACGTGCTGACCGCCGTCGACGGCGGGCAGCCTCAGCAGCGGACCGGCACAGCCCTGCTCACCATCCGGGTGCTGGACTCCAACGACAACGTGCCCGCCTTTGAACAGCCCGTCTACACCGTCTCCCTGCCGGAGAACTCGCCGCCCGGCACGCTGGTGCTGCAGCTCAACGCCAGCGACCCGGACGAGGGCCAGAATGGCGAGATCATCTACTCGTTCAGCAGCCACATCTCGGCCCGCGCCCGGGAACTCTTCGGCATCTCGCCGCGGACCGGCCGCCTGGAGGTCAACGGCGAACTGGACTACGAGGAGAGCAGCGTCTACCAGGTGTACGTGCAAGCCAAGGACCTGGGGCCCAACGCCGTGCCCGCCCACTGCAAGGTCTTGGTGCGGGTGCTCGACGCCAACGACAACGCGCCCGAGATCAGCTTCTCCACCGTCAAGGAGGCCGTGAGCGAGGCGGCGGCGCCCGGCACCGTAGTGGCTCTCTTCAGCGTCTCAGACCGCGACTCTGAGGACAATGGGCAAGTGCACTGCGAGCTGCTGCAGGGCGACGCGCCTTTCCGCCTCAAGAGCTCCTTCAAGAACTACTACACCATCGTCACCGAGGGGCCCCTGGACCGCGAGCAGCCCGGCGGCGACGCCTACACGCTGACGGTGGTGGCGCGGGACCTGGGCGAGCCGCCGCTGAGCACCAGCAAGTCCATCCAGGTGCGCGTCAGCGACGTGAACGACAACGCGCCCAGCTTCTCGCAGCCCGTCTACCAGGTGTACGTGAGCGAGAACAACGTGCCCGGAGCCTACATCTACGCGGTCAGCGCCAGCGACCGCGACCAGGGCGCCAACGCGCAGCTGGCCTACTCCATCCTGGAGAGCCAGATCCAGGGCATGTCGGTCTTCACCTACGTCTCCATCAACTCCGAGAACGGCTTCCTCTACGCCCTGCGCTCCTTCGACTACGAGCAGCTCAAGGAGTTCAGCTTCCAGGTGGAAGCCCGcgacgccgccgccgccgccggaggaggaggaggaggaggcggcgaggAGGCCAACGGCGGCGAGGAGGAGGCGCTGGCCGGCAACGCCACCGTCAACATCGTGGTGGTCGACCAGAACGACAACGCGCCCGCCATAGTCAGCCCGCTGCCCGGGCGCAACGGCACGCCGGCCCGGGAGGTGCTGCCCCGCGGCGCCGAGCCCGGCTACCTGGTGACCCGCGTGGCGGCCGTGGACGCGGACGACGGCGAGAACGCGCGCCTGACCTACAGCATCGTGCGGGGCAACGAGGCCAGCCTCTTCCGCATGGACTGGCGGACCGGCGAGCTGCGCACAGCGCGCAAAGTGCCGGCCAGGCGCGACCCGCAGCGCCCCTTCGAGCTAGTCATAGAAGTGCGCGACCACGGCCAGCCGCCGCTCTCCTCCACCGCCGCCCTCCACGTGCTCCTGGTGGACAGCGCCGTCGAGCGGCAGGGGGCGGGCGCGGGCGGCGGCGGAGGGGCGGGCGGCGGCGCGGGGCTGGGCCCCGGCGGGGCGGGAGGGCCGGGCGGCGAGCACCGGCCCAGCCGctcggggggcggcggcggccacGGCGAGACGTCCCTGGACCTGACGCTCATCCTCATCATCGCGCTGGGCTCGgtctccttcatcttcctgctGGCCATGATCGTGCTGGCCGTGCGCTGCCAGAAGGAGAAGAAGCTCAACATCTACACGTGCCTGGCCAGCGACTGCTGcctgagctgctgctgctgctgcccctgcTGCAGCCGCCAGGCGCGGGCCCGCAAGAAGAAGCTCAGCAAGTCCGACATCATGCTGGTCCAGAGCTCCAACGTGCCCAGCAACCCGGCCCAGGTGCCCGTCGAGGAGTCGGCCAGCTTCGGCTCCAATCACCACAACCAGAACTACTGCTACCAGGTCTGCCTCACGCCCGAGTCGGCCAAGACCGACCTGATGTTCCTCAAGCCCTGCAGCCCGTCCCGCAGCACCGACGCCGAGCACAACCCCTGCGGGGCCATCGTCACCGGCTACACCGACCAGCAGCCCGACATCATCTCCAACGGCAGCATACTGTCCAGCGAG AATAAACACCAGCGTGCAGAGCTCAGTTATCTAGTTGATAGACCACGGCGGGTAAACAG TTCTGCATTCCAGGAAGCAGACATTGTAAGCTCTAAGGACAGTGGTCATGGAGACAGTGAGCAAGGAGACAGCGATCATGACGCCACTAATCGAGGTCAATCCTCTG
- the PCDH10 gene encoding protocadherin-10 isoform X5, whose translation MVVLVLFALIWMVEGALAQLHYTVQEEQEHGTFVGNIAEDLGLDITKLSARRFQTVPNSRSPYLDLNLETGVLYVNEKIDREQICKQNPSCQLHLEVFLENPLELFRVEIDVLDINDNPPAFPEPDLTVEISESATPGTRFPLESAFDPDVGTNSLRTYEITPNSYFSLDVQTQPDGNRFAELVLSKPLDREQQAVHRYVLTAVDGGQPQQRTGTALLTIRVLDSNDNVPAFEQPVYTVSLPENSPPGTLVLQLNASDPDEGQNGEIIYSFSSHISARARELFGISPRTGRLEVNGELDYEESSVYQVYVQAKDLGPNAVPAHCKVLVRVLDANDNAPEISFSTVKEAVSEAAAPGTVVALFSVSDRDSEDNGQVHCELLQGDAPFRLKSSFKNYYTIVTEGPLDREQPGGDAYTLTVVARDLGEPPLSTSKSIQVRVSDVNDNAPSFSQPVYQVYVSENNVPGAYIYAVSASDRDQGANAQLAYSILESQIQGMSVFTYVSINSENGFLYALRSFDYEQLKEFSFQVEARDAAAAAGGGGGGGGEEANGGEEEALAGNATVNIVVVDQNDNAPAIVSPLPGRNGTPAREVLPRGAEPGYLVTRVAAVDADDGENARLTYSIVRGNEASLFRMDWRTGELRTARKVPARRDPQRPFELVIEVRDHGQPPLSSTAALHVLLVDSAVERQGAGAGGGGGAGGGAGLGPGGAGGPGGEHRPSRSGGGGGHGETSLDLTLILIIALGSVSFIFLLAMIVLAVRCQKEKKLNIYTCLASDCCLSCCCCCPCCSRQARARKKKLSKSDIMLVQSSNVPSNPAQVPVEESASFGSNHHNQNYCYQVCLTPESAKTDLMFLKPCSPSRSTDAEHNPCGAIVTGYTDQQPDIISNGSILSSENKHQRAELSYLVDRPRRVNSSAFQEADIVSSKDSGHGDSEQGDSDHDATNRGQSSGLAICGSQNGL comes from the exons ATGGTCGTGCTAGTCCTCTTTGCCTTAATCTGGATGGTGGAGGGAGCCCTGGCGCAGCTTCACTACACCGTGCAAGAAGAGCAGGAGCATGGCACTTTCGTGGGGAATATCGCCGAGGATCTGGGCTTGGACATTACAAAACTTTCGGCTCGCCGCTTCCAGACAGTGCCCAATTCGCGGAGCCCTTACCTGGACCTCAACCTGGAGACCGGAGTGCTGTACGTGAACGAGAAGATCGACCGCGAGCAAATCTGCAAGCAAAACCCGTCGTGCCAGCTGCACCTGGAAGTCTTCCTGGAAAACCCGCTGGAGCTCTTCCGCGTGGAGATCGACGTGCTCGACATCAACGACAACCCTCCCGCCTTCCCCGAGCCCGACCTGACGGTGGAGATTTCCGAGAGCGCCACGCCGGGCACCCGCTTCCCGCTGGAAAGCGCCTTCGACCCGGACGTGGGCACCAACTCGCTGCGCACCTACGAGATCACCCCCAACAGCTACTTCTCGCTGGACGTGCAGACGCAGCCCGACGGCAACCGCTTCGCTGAGCTGGTGCTCTCCAAGCCCCTGGACCGTGAGCAGCAGGCGGTGCACCGCTACGTGCTGACCGCCGTCGACGGCGGGCAGCCTCAGCAGCGGACCGGCACAGCCCTGCTCACCATCCGGGTGCTGGACTCCAACGACAACGTGCCCGCCTTTGAACAGCCCGTCTACACCGTCTCCCTGCCGGAGAACTCGCCGCCCGGCACGCTGGTGCTGCAGCTCAACGCCAGCGACCCGGACGAGGGCCAGAATGGCGAGATCATCTACTCGTTCAGCAGCCACATCTCGGCCCGCGCCCGGGAACTCTTCGGCATCTCGCCGCGGACCGGCCGCCTGGAGGTCAACGGCGAACTGGACTACGAGGAGAGCAGCGTCTACCAGGTGTACGTGCAAGCCAAGGACCTGGGGCCCAACGCCGTGCCCGCCCACTGCAAGGTCTTGGTGCGGGTGCTCGACGCCAACGACAACGCGCCCGAGATCAGCTTCTCCACCGTCAAGGAGGCCGTGAGCGAGGCGGCGGCGCCCGGCACCGTAGTGGCTCTCTTCAGCGTCTCAGACCGCGACTCTGAGGACAATGGGCAAGTGCACTGCGAGCTGCTGCAGGGCGACGCGCCTTTCCGCCTCAAGAGCTCCTTCAAGAACTACTACACCATCGTCACCGAGGGGCCCCTGGACCGCGAGCAGCCCGGCGGCGACGCCTACACGCTGACGGTGGTGGCGCGGGACCTGGGCGAGCCGCCGCTGAGCACCAGCAAGTCCATCCAGGTGCGCGTCAGCGACGTGAACGACAACGCGCCCAGCTTCTCGCAGCCCGTCTACCAGGTGTACGTGAGCGAGAACAACGTGCCCGGAGCCTACATCTACGCGGTCAGCGCCAGCGACCGCGACCAGGGCGCCAACGCGCAGCTGGCCTACTCCATCCTGGAGAGCCAGATCCAGGGCATGTCGGTCTTCACCTACGTCTCCATCAACTCCGAGAACGGCTTCCTCTACGCCCTGCGCTCCTTCGACTACGAGCAGCTCAAGGAGTTCAGCTTCCAGGTGGAAGCCCGcgacgccgccgccgccgccggaggaggaggaggaggaggcggcgaggAGGCCAACGGCGGCGAGGAGGAGGCGCTGGCCGGCAACGCCACCGTCAACATCGTGGTGGTCGACCAGAACGACAACGCGCCCGCCATAGTCAGCCCGCTGCCCGGGCGCAACGGCACGCCGGCCCGGGAGGTGCTGCCCCGCGGCGCCGAGCCCGGCTACCTGGTGACCCGCGTGGCGGCCGTGGACGCGGACGACGGCGAGAACGCGCGCCTGACCTACAGCATCGTGCGGGGCAACGAGGCCAGCCTCTTCCGCATGGACTGGCGGACCGGCGAGCTGCGCACAGCGCGCAAAGTGCCGGCCAGGCGCGACCCGCAGCGCCCCTTCGAGCTAGTCATAGAAGTGCGCGACCACGGCCAGCCGCCGCTCTCCTCCACCGCCGCCCTCCACGTGCTCCTGGTGGACAGCGCCGTCGAGCGGCAGGGGGCGGGCGCGGGCGGCGGCGGAGGGGCGGGCGGCGGCGCGGGGCTGGGCCCCGGCGGGGCGGGAGGGCCGGGCGGCGAGCACCGGCCCAGCCGctcggggggcggcggcggccacGGCGAGACGTCCCTGGACCTGACGCTCATCCTCATCATCGCGCTGGGCTCGgtctccttcatcttcctgctGGCCATGATCGTGCTGGCCGTGCGCTGCCAGAAGGAGAAGAAGCTCAACATCTACACGTGCCTGGCCAGCGACTGCTGcctgagctgctgctgctgctgcccctgcTGCAGCCGCCAGGCGCGGGCCCGCAAGAAGAAGCTCAGCAAGTCCGACATCATGCTGGTCCAGAGCTCCAACGTGCCCAGCAACCCGGCCCAGGTGCCCGTCGAGGAGTCGGCCAGCTTCGGCTCCAATCACCACAACCAGAACTACTGCTACCAGGTCTGCCTCACGCCCGAGTCGGCCAAGACCGACCTGATGTTCCTCAAGCCCTGCAGCCCGTCCCGCAGCACCGACGCCGAGCACAACCCCTGCGGGGCCATCGTCACCGGCTACACCGACCAGCAGCCCGACATCATCTCCAACGGCAGCATACTGTCCAGCGAG AATAAACACCAGCGTGCAGAGCTCAGTTATCTAGTTGATAGACCACGGCGGGTAAACAG TTCTGCATTCCAGGAAGCAGACATTGTAAGCTCTAAGGACAGTGGTCATGGAGACAGTGAGCAAGGAGACAGCGATCATGACGCCACTAATCGAGGTCAATCCTCTG